A section of the Glandiceps talaboti chromosome 8, keGlaTala1.1, whole genome shotgun sequence genome encodes:
- the LOC144438749 gene encoding galanin receptor 2a-like, protein MNTSNGSYTSGNNASTSYSATGPQWSYVQTTEIIIAIVGIVSNFVVIVVMLGRQSLRSQLTYKLTVSLAVADFISSVFLIPRTLRGFFPIPSGILGEIYCRTFKATFLWVSLVASTYSLLAITVERYFAIVHPLSYKTQRRKPSASLIIIVVWLSAFIMQSFCVYNSSYDAEQQTCRYKWPFGEWYQTFTGIGLFFTTYFIPLLLLLLAYGRIFMALRHSSQNCDATSSSLTTKARKKVVKMFLIVCLCFGICWAPNQFLYLSANFGYQIDLNSKFYNFTIIFAACNVCLNPFIYAVWCRPFRSGFVAIFCRREQTSNQSRFNTVSVIEPETSRRWSHGNELRDDGDNDFYKFRHDLEIQTKILEKVSALETELTELKTTLKSLKTENENVIIFV, encoded by the coding sequence ATGAATACATCCAATGGATCATACACATCTGGTAATAACGCCTCAACATCCTACTCGGCAACAGGTCCACAATGGAGCTATGTCCAGACCACTGAAATCATCATTGCTATCGTTGGCATCGTGAGTAACTTTGTAGTAATCGTTGTCATGTTAGGACGACAGTCTCTTCGTAGTCAACTGACGTACAAGCTAACCGTGTCTTTAGCAGTTGCTGACTTCATATCGTCAGTATTTCTAATTCCTCGAACTCTTCGAGGTTTTTTCCCGATTCCGTCTGGCATACTAGGGGAGATATACTGTCGGACGTTCAAGGCAACATTCCTGTGGGTCAGTTTAGTTGCTTCTACATACAGTCTTTTGGCCATCACAGTTGAACGGTACTTTGCGATAGTTCACCCACTTTCTTACAAAACTCAGAGGAGGAAACCATCAGCATCTTTGATCATCATCGTTGTTTGGCTGTCAGCATTCATAATGCAGAGTTTCTGCGTATACAACAGTTCGTACGATGCTGAGCAACAGACGTGCAGATACAAGTGGCCATTTGGAGAATGGTATCAAACCTTCACAGGCATCGGACTTTTCTTCACCACTTATTTCATCCCGCTGTTACTCCTCCTTCTAGCGTATGGAAGAATATTCATGGCGCTTCGGCACTCTTCACAGAATTGCGACGCAACATCTTCTAGTCTAACTACTAAAGCTAGAAAGAAAGTGGTGAAAATGTTTCTGATCGTCTGCTTATGTTTTGGAATATGTTGGGCGCCAAACCAGTTTCTATACCTCAGCGCAAATTTTGGCTATCAAATTGACTTGAATagtaaattttacaatttcactaTAATTTTTGCGGCCTGTAACGTTTGTCTCAATCCATTCATTTACGCGGTTTGGTGTCGTCCATTTCGAAGTGGTTTCGTAGCGATCTTCTGTCGCAGAGAGCAAACATCAAATCAAAGCAGGTTTAACACAGTTAGCGTTATTGAACCAGAAACTAGCAGAAGATGGTCACATGGAAACGAGCTACGTGATGACGGTGACAACgatttttacaaatttagacATGACTTAGAAATCCAAACCAAAATATTAGAAAAGGTTAGTGCTCTAGAAACTGAGCTGACTGAACTTAAAACAACTTTAAAATCTTTGAAAACAGAGAATGAAAATGTGATAATATTTGTGTAG